One genomic region from Aminivibrio sp. encodes:
- the mce gene encoding methylmalonyl-CoA epimerase — translation MKPIMVDHIGIAVKSIDEALAFWQSALGVQCTGVEEVEEQKVKTAFLPIGDTEVELLEATSDESPVAKFIEKKGEGIHHLAIRVENIETALAELKGKGIRLIDETPRYGAGGAKIAFVHPKSTGGILLEISER, via the coding sequence ATGAAACCTATTATGGTGGATCATATTGGAATTGCCGTCAAATCCATCGACGAAGCTCTCGCATTCTGGCAGTCTGCTCTCGGCGTCCAGTGCACCGGTGTTGAAGAAGTTGAGGAGCAGAAAGTCAAGACGGCCTTTCTTCCCATAGGCGATACGGAAGTGGAACTCCTCGAGGCCACCTCTGACGAAAGCCCCGTGGCAAAGTTCATCGAGAAAAAAGGAGAGGGAATCCACCACCTTGCCATCAGGGTGGAAAACATTGAAACCGCCCTTGCGGAGCTGAAGGGAAAGGGCATACGGCTCATTGACGAAACGCCCCGGTACGGGGCCGGAGGCGCGAAGATCGCTTTTGTGCACCCCAAGTCTACCGGCGGCATTCTTTTGGAAATCAGTGAAAGGTAG